AACAACATTGAAAATTTAGAAAAAATCATGATCCAATCTGGGGTAGAGATTGAAAACATCGTGATCAATTCTTATGCAGCCTCGATTGCTACCTTGTCTAATGATGAAAGGGAATTGGGCGTGGCTTGCGTGGATATAGGCGGAGAGACATGCAACCTTACGATTTATAGCGGCAATTCTATACGCTATAACAAATACTTACCCATAGGCTCTCACCATTTAAGCACGGATTTGTCGTGCATGCTCAACACCCCATTCCCTTACGCTGAAGAAGTTAAGATCAAATACGGGGATCTTTCTTTTGGAAGCGGCGAAGAAACGCCCTCTCAAAATGTCCAAATCCCTACCACCGGATCGGATGGCAATGAAAGCCATGTAGTGCCTCTTAGCAGAATCCAAACTATCATGAGAGACAGGGCTTTAGAAACTTTTGAAATCATCCACAGGAGCATTCAAGATAGCGGTTTAGAAGAGCATTTGGGTGGGGGCGTTGTTTTAACCGGAGGGATGGCTTTAATGAAAGGGATCAAAGAGCTGGCTAAAGCCCATTTCACTAATTACCCCGTGCGTTTGGCCGCCCCTATGGAAAAATACAATATCATGGGCATGTTTGAAGACTTGAAAGACCCTCGCTTTTCAGTCGTGGTTGGCTTGATTTTATACAAAGCAGGGGGGCATACCAATTATGAAAGAGACTCTAAAGGGATTATCCGCTACCATGAAAGCGATGATTACACAAGAACAGCCCCTCAATCAAGCCCTACCCCCCATATCCATTCATCGCCTACAGAAAGGAATTTGAGCGATTTAAAAGCCCCTAGCGCTCCTTTAAACACCGCTAAAAACGATGATTTCTTACCTGTAAAATCCACCGAACAAAAAGGTTTTTTTAAAAGTTTCCTTGATAAGATTTCTAAAATCTTTTAAGATACAGCAATTTCTTTATGCGATAAAAACGCCTTAATAGTTATCAAAAGCTAGAAAACATGGTATAATCCTTTAGATATTCATCAAAGTTTAAGATTTGCAAAAATCGTATCTCAAGGGGAATGTGGCTATGGTTCATCAATCAGAGATGGAAAATTATAATATCGGTCAAGCGAGCATTGAAGAAGTAAGCGATCCAGCTTATAAAGGGGCTAAGATTGTCGTCATCGGTGTTGGAGGTGGGGGGTCTAACATGATCAAACACCTGGTTGAATACGGCGTGCATCAAGATGTTACCCCCATTGCAACGAACACTGATGGCCAACATCTCAAAAACAATCCTGCTCCGGTTAAGATCCTTTTAGGCAAAGAATCCACTGGAGGTTTAGGCGCTGGGGGGGTTCCTGATATTGGTAGAAAAGCCGCCGAAGAAAGTGCTAATGAAATTAGAGAAGCGATTAAGGACGCCAAATTAGTCATTGTCTCTACAGGGCTTGGAGGAGGGACTGGGACTGGAGCCACCCCTACTATCGTTAAAATCGCAAAAGAAGTGGGAGCACTCACGATCGCTATCGTTACCAAGCCTTTCAAATACGAAGGGAATCAAAAAAGAAAGAGGGCTGAAGAGGGATTGAAAGAATTGGAGCAATCTAGCGATTCTATTTTAGTTATCCCTAATGACAAAATCCTTCTCACCATGAAAAAAAACGCTAGCACCACGGAATGTTATAGGGAAGTTGATGATGTCTTGGTTAGGGCTGTGAGTGGCATTTCTACTATCATCACTAAACCCGGTAATATCAATGTTGATTTTGCCGATTTAAAGAGTGCTCTTGGTTTTAAAGGCTTTGCGTTAATGGGTATTGGTGAAGCCACTGGCGAAGAATCCGCTAAATTAGCAGTGGAAAACGCGATCCAATCGCCTCTTCTTGATGACGCTTCTATTGAAGGGGCTAAGAGCATTATTGTCTTTTTTGAGCACCACCCTGATTATCCTATGATGGCTTATTCTCAAGCGTGCGATTTTATTCAAGATCAAGCCCATCAAGATGTTGATGTTAAGTTTGGCCAACACACGAGCGATCATATCCCCATTGATCATGTGCGCGTTACTATCATTGCAACCGGTGCTGAAAGAAACAGCACTGGAGCGAGTTTAGAATCTATCGCTACGCCCTCTCAGCCTGTGGTGAAACAAGCAAGAAAAGTGGGTAATGGCGGGTATTTAAAGATCCCTACTGAAGAAGAGCTATCCATACCCACAACCATGAGAATCCAGCAAGATTAATTGCAGATCTCGCTTTTCTCCCCTATTTTTATAGGGCTATCATAAAGTAGTTTGTTGGGTTTTTTCTCATTCGTTTTTTTAGAATGAAATTAAAAAGCTTTGGATTTTCTGTGTGCTGACTTTTAGAGTATTTGGGGGATTTTAAAGTGCTTAAATGGGGAAATTATCCCAAAACACCCCCTCGTTAATAAAACACTAGAAACTCATTTGGCAAAAACCAAGGGCTTTGTTGTTCATGCTTGCCACCCATAGATCCATTATAGATTTGTGAAGTCAATGCATTTTTGACTGAATTGAGCTTCATATCTCATCAAATACAGATAATATTTGTCCCATCAAAATCATTGACAGCAGCAGTGATTTTATCAAACAAGTCATCACTTTCTTTGATAATCTTTTTTCAAAAGATCGCACACATCAGTAAGAAACTCTCGCTCATTGGCTTTATGAGTCTTCTAACACGCTCGCAATAAGGCTCTGACTTTAGAGTCTTCAATTCTTTCTAAAAATCATAATTCAATAACATAACTTGCTCCTTTTTAGAGTGTTAGCCTTAGCGATCTTTAATTATTCTAGATCAAACTCATTCCTCTTCTTGCCCTTCTATGTGTAAAACAGGCGTGATAATTTCATGCAAAAAGTCGTATCGCTCTTGGAGAGATTTCTCATTCCACTTCCTATAATTGCTATACAATTCTTTAGTGATGTCATAACAGCTAATCACTTTGCTCATGTCTTTGCCGCCATAAATTTCTCTTTTTTCATCAAAATCCCCGTTTAAAGCTTGTGCGTTCTTTTTACGCTTTAAAAGGGTTAAATTCGCGATATTATTTAACCATTTTTCTCTTTTTTCTTGGTCAAAATCTGCGTTCCATTGACTGCCTCTTTTGGGCTTTTGGGGCAAAATATGCTCCACTTGGGTTTCTGCATCCATAACGATAAAATTGGGTTTCTCTTCATCTGTCATGAAATAATTAGCTAGGGCTAAGACAGGACACGCCCATTTGCTAGAATAAGCAGAAGAGCTATCCCATAAATTATAGTGGTATTGGTCAAAGGTGTTATGAAATGCTATGTTATTCAATATAAGCTCCTTAATGGTTTTAATACCCTTATTGCTTTTAACATTTTTGATAATGTTGATATTCGTTGACTTGATGCGCGTGATCGTGCCTCCTGCAATCCAAGTTTGATAATAATAAGACACCAAAAGCTTTTTCAAAGCATCAAAATCAGGGTATTTGACATAAAGGGCTGTCGTTAAAATACTGGCCCAAAATCTGGAGGGAAGGTATCTTAATAAGTAAATGTATCGGTCTTGTTTTTTTAACAAATCGGTATAAGATTTCATAAAAGCGCTCACATCATAAATAAACCCGCAAGCGTCTTTTTTGCTGTCTTTGAACACCTTTTTTAATCCCTTATCGGCTCTCTTTTTAGAAACGCTAGGGTCAGCGTATTCCAAATACATGTTAAAAAAGTCTTCCAAATCAATATCTGTGCCTTCAACACTCTTGCAAGCTTCAACCAATTTGTCCCAAGTGGTTATAAAATCCTTACGCTTTTCACTATCTTGTTTGATTTCTTGCATTAAACTGGATTTTAAAATATCAATAGGGCTTAAGGGTTGGCCTCTGTCGTTTAACACTTGAAAGATTTGCATCGCGCTGTCTTCTTCAAAACAAACGATCCTGGTCAAAACAATGTGCTCATAAAACCATTTGACAAAATCATCAATATCGCTTATTGAACCATTTTTTATGCTCTCATCCAAGAGCTCCTTGAAATAATAAGCGTTACGCCAATAAGTGTTTTCTTCAAATTTCTTATGCAACTCGCTCTTTTTAAGGTTGTCTTCAAACTCCAAATTGTTTAACACCGTGTTTTCAAAATCCTGCTTGTAATTTTGAGCGGTTAAGAACCTCAGACGATTTTTGTCTTTATCAAATCTGTCATAAATACTCTCTTCAATAAAAGCTTTAGATTTTGGCTCAAGACTGTGTTTATAAAGCTTTAAAATCGTGCAAGCTAAAATGATAAAACTCGTTAATCGCTGTTGACCATCCACAACATCCCATCTTTCATCTTTTTGATTTTTGGCAATCACAATAGAGCCGCAAAAATACTCATCTTCTCTGTTGCTTGTATAGCTGCCCACCAAATCATCAATCAAAGCCCCTAAATGATCTTTATCCCACACATAAGGGCGTTGGTAATCAGGAACTTGATAAAAATATTCCCTATCCGCTAAAATTTGATGGAGTTTTTTTAACTCTACTTCTACTTTTGCCATCATTTCTCCTTTGAATTGAACTCGGTAAGCCCCACTGATTTAAAAATGGGGCTTATGGAATCCAATGGTTTAAAGATGTTATGCGGGTTATTGCACGGGTTAATGGAAGGGGGAATGATAAAAAGCAGGGGATTTTTAAGTCGGTTTTGGTAAAAGTTATAAGAATAGGGTAGCGTTGCTTGATGGCTTGGATGGTTGGATGCCATTTCTACCCCTTTTTAAAAAAAAGATGACATGGGGTATTATATCTAACTATTACCAATAAAGGCTTAAAACTTCTTTTAACTTCTAAAACTAGTTGCTCCATTATAGATTTGAGAAGTCAATGCATTTTTAAAGGGTTATCAGTATCAAAGATAAATTAATAGTGCTTATTTAAGCTGTTATATGCGATGTCTTTAACACCAACGCATAAACTAGGTCTGTGTTCTCTGCTTGCATTATCGCTAAGTTATATGCCCTACGACCAGAGATAACCGCTATTGAGCAGTTTAACATTCGCTCGTATAATCGGCTCATAGATAAAGCACTGATATTCATCTTTTAAGCCATTGAAAATGTTTTTAAAATCGCTTGGCATGGGTTACTCCTTTAAAATTCAAGCATTACTATAATCAATACGCCCCACACCAATCACTTAGAAGAGTCTTGATTTTTAATAGCAATATCTAGCTTATTGAAAGGGATTTCAATGTGGTTAGCATCTAGGGCGTTTTTGATGCGTTCAATGAGTTCGCTGCGCACATTAAAGATCCCATCTTCAATCTTTGCCCAAACTCTAATGGTGAAATTCAATGAACTGGATCCAAAATCCGTGATTCCAATAAAAGTGGGCATGTTTTTATCAATTTTATCCATTGCGTCAATAACATCTTTTATAGTCTTATGCACCAGTTCAATATCGCTCCCATACCCTAGCCCACAAACCCATTCAATGCGCCGACATGCAGTGTTATTACTATTGATAATATTAGAATTAGCGACACTTCTATTGGGCAAAACCGCCAAACGCCCGTCATGCAAGCGTAAAGAAGTATTAAAAAAATTAAGTGCTTCTACTTTGCCCTCCAGACTAGAGATTTCAATGATGTCTCCTTTTTTGAAAGGGTGTAAAATGATAAGGATTATCCCTCCAGCAATGCTTGAAAGATAATCTTTTAAAGCCAACGCCACAGCAATCCCCACCGTTCCTAAAACAGTGATAATAGAGGTGGTTTGCACGCCTAGCGTGCTTAGCGCAATGATTGTAGTGATGATAAGGATTAAGATAAAAGTAACCTGTGCGACAAAATTCGCTAAAATCTCATCCTTTTTGGATAAAAGTTTCATGGTTTTGTTTCGTAAGAAAAACGAAAAATAAAAACCTACACAAAAGACAATGACAGCCTTGATCAAGATTATCCCAAAATGCTTTGCCTGCGGGAAAAAATCCACTAACAGCGTTTTAATTTCATCCATAAATTTTTCCTTGCAAATCACAAAATCGCTAGAAACGACAAGATAACTTATCCTATCGTTATGTAGCTAGTTTTGACATGTTAGCATGTTTAGGACTAACCTTATTATCATAACTCAAACGCTCAATCTAGCGTTAGTGTCAAATTGATTGGCTTTAACACGCTGTCTAATGAAAAAGGGTTTTTAGCATTGAACCTAGAGGCCACTTTATGCGCACCCCATACTTGATGGCTAGCGCTCACTATATGGCAATGGTTTTTCTCTAGCTTGGCTTTAATGGATTTTATACAACCTAGAAAGGAGCGGTTATGCTGTATTTTTCTTTTTTTAGTAAGTTCATCAAACGCCTTTAAGTTAGGGTTATTTATAGCTTCACTTAAGGTCATTTTTAAAGTCGGTTTAATTTTGTAAGTTCTCATAGCATGAATAAGGCTTGGACTGACTTTATCGCTAGTTATATTAAAATTTTTATTGGTTCCTAACACGCTATCCAACCTGAACGACTTTTTCATATCTACATAACCGAAAGTGCCTATTACCCCACCCGTTGTGCTAGTTTTCATTCTATTAGCGTCAAGTTTGGCTTTTAAACTTTGTAAGGTGTTTTCAACTATTTGTGTGGGTTTATAGAAAAAGAACTTCCTTCCGTGTATTTTTGAATAAGCATTTTGAAAGGATTTAGCGCTAGGGTTCGTATCGCTACCAAAACTGACAAGCTCTGATTTTCCTATCAACTGCCCTAATTTACAATGCCTGCGTATTTTACCAAAGAAGTCATAAGCTCAACCCCATTAGGGTTTTGTGTGGTGCAAATGAGACTAAATCTAGCATAAACCTTACCGCCTTTTTCTACCACTTCAGGACACCACGCAATGCTATTTTACTCGAACTTATTCCCTAGTTCAATAAGTTCTTTTTTAAAAGATTTGGTTATTTTTTTCATTCTTTTATTGATTTATAGCGGTTAAAGTCGTTTAAATCCATTGATAGCGTTCTTTTAAGAAATCGTGCGCAGATACCCGTTTTCGCTCAGCATGACATACAAGCGCCCCATGATTTCTTTCTTTTCTTCCATATCCAGTTTGTTGTTGTCTTCAATTTTTTGTTTTAAAAGGCGCTCGATTTCTTTAGTGTCATAGTCCAAATCATCTAGCACATCTAAAATCGTTTGGGCTTCGCAAATATCTTCCACTTCATAATCGCCTTTTTCATCAAAAACCACGCTAAATTCCGTAGGGTGCGTGAATAAATTGTGTTTCATGCCTAAAACTTCTTGATACGCTCCCACTAAAAAGAACGCTAAAAAGTATTCTTCTTCATCCACATCTATATCATGCAAAAACAAGGGCTTTGTGGAATCAAAAGCGATTTCCCCATCGCTATCGCAAGTAATATCCCACAAGCTCGCACTCCTGGTGGGCTTTTCATCTAATTTATTCAAGGGCATGACCGGGAAATTCTGTCTCAAGCCCCAATAATCAGGCAAGCTTTGGAAAAACGAGCAATTCAATAAATAGCGCTCTTGGACTTGCTCTTGAATGCGTAAAATATCATTATGATCCTTAACATAAAGCAATTGCACCGCTTTTTTGACGATCAAATGGGCTAAAACTTCAGTATTGCTCCTGTCAATCAAATCAATATAGCCCAAATCAAAAAGCGTGAATAGCGACTCGGTGTGATCAAAACTATCATGCAAGTATTCAATGGCGTTTTTTTCATTGATGTTAGCGAGCAAGTCTAGCATTTCATCAATCAAGGGAGGGTTATTACTTTCTTTGATTTTTAGGGATTTTTCATTGTATTCATGCGAAAACAATTCTAACACCGGGGCCACTAAAACGGCATGGTTAGCGGAAATATAACGGCCTGATTCAATGAAAATATCCGGCTCTATTTCTTGCTTATTTTTCACAATTTCCCTCAATAAAAACACCACATCAGCGCTGAATTCCTCTAAAGTGTAGTTTTTATCTTGGTGGTGCTTGTGTTGGGTATATTCTACGGCTAACCCCCCTCCAATATTCACGCTATTAAGATTCTTAGCGCCCATTTTACGCAATTCTGCATACAAGTTTCCCGCTTCTCTTAAAGCCTTTTTTAAGGGCGAAATATCGCTAATTTGAGAGCCTATGTGGAAATGTATCATGTGAAAATGCTCTAACAAGTCGTTTTCTTCTAAAAGGCGCATCGCTTCTAAAACTTCAGTGCTGCTAAGACCAAATTTAGAATTGATCCCCCCACTCTTTGCCCAAACGCCAGTACCAGTGCTGTGCAAACGGATGCGAATGCCAATTTTAGGGCAGGCTAAAAACTCGTTTTGTTTAGCCACGGCGATAATGGTTTTTAACTCATTCAAACCCTCAATCGTTAAAGTGATTTCATGCTGCATGCTTTTAGCGATAAAGCCAAGCTCAATCATTTCTTTGTCTTTAAAGCCATTCACGGTGATAGGGGCTGTGGGGTTAGTGTAACTCATCGCAATGATGAGTTCAGATTTACTCCCGGCCTCTAAACCATAATCTAAACCCTTAGCCCCTTGCACTAAAGGGAAAACAAACGAGGGCATTTGATTGACTTTTAAAGGGAAAACCGCTTTAAAAGCCCCGCTGTATTGATACTCTTTAATCGCTAAAGAAAACGCATCAAACAGGCTTTTGATTTGTTTTTGCACCAAATGAGGGAATCGCACCAACAAAGGCCCTCTATAACCCTTATCGCGCACGCTTTGAACGATTTCTAAAAGCGAGGGGTTTTTGCCATGACAAATTTTAACCAAGCCTTTTTCTATCTTAAATTCGTTATTGCTCCAAAATTTAATCCCATAATCATGGACTTCTTGCATTTTTTATCCTTTTGTTACGATAAGGTTTTAAAGAGATAAGGGTTATTTTTAAAATCTCTGATCGCTTCTTCATAAACTTTTTCAATTTGAATGACTGAATTTTCTAAAGTGTAATTTAAAGCGCTTTTAGCGTATTCGTTTTGCATTCTTTCTCTTTCAAGCTTGTTTTCTAACCACCAATCTATTTTAGCACTCAAATCTTTAGCGTTATTAGGCTCAAATAGCGATCGTTCATCCAGTGCGAATTGCCTGGTCGCGCTTAAAGGGCTATTAGCGATAATAGGCACAATCCCCACGCTAATGGCTTCTAAACACGCAATCGCTTCGCTTTCCACATTGGCTGTATGCACATAAAGGGTGCAAGTTTTTAAAATCTCTAACAATTCATTGGAATTGACAAACCCAAACTCCGTTTTTACGCCTAGTTTTTGGGCTAGAAGTTTGATTTTTTTCTCATCAGGCCCTTTGCCTTTGAGTAATAACACAATATCTTGTTTGTATCGGCTTAAAGCAACCGCTTTGATTAAAACGCTTTGATTTTTTTCATTAGAATAGCGCCCTACCATAGCGATTTTAAAGGGTGTGGTGTCAAAAAGGCTTTTTTGCGGGTGTTCCAATCTAAACATGGGATCAAAGCCGTTAGAAATAGCGTATTTTTTCCCTCCATAGTTGTATTTTTCTAATTCTTCTACAATGAATTTTGACGGGCAATGGATATGATGGATATAGCGGTAATGCGAAGATTTAAACCACGAAAAAAGCATCATGTTAAACCAAGAAAACCACCCCAATTTCATGTTATAAGAAATATGCTCTGGCTGTAAATGGAAAGAGCCAATATAAGGCACTTGCATTGCTCGTGCGATTTTTACGGCTGTTTTTTCTAGCAAAAAAGGCAAGTAAGTATGGATTATATCCGCTCCCTTAAAAGCCTTTCTTAAGATTTTTTCATCCGGTTTAGCAAAAAGGATGTGTTGTTTGTGTGAAATTTCTGTAACTAGGGGGATGTAGCGCTCTTTAAGGTTGTAATACCCCTCTTCTTCGCTCCCTAAATTATCCACATAAGGGGCAACCACTCTCATAACATGCCCTCTTTTTTTCAGCGCTTCAAAAAAACGAAACGCTGTCATAGAAGTGCCGTTACTGGTGTCTTTAAAGCTATCCACGACTAAAACAATAACCATTTAACTACTCTTCTTTAAAATTGAATTTAAAAGGCTTTTTATCAAACACCACGATTTCTATCATTCCCTCTAAAACCTGAATGTCTAACACAAACGCCTCTATCCTTATTTCAGCTTTTTTCACGCCATCTTGAACCACTTGCGCTTTAATGAGCGCTTCTTGATTCAATTCTAGGGGGGCATAAAAATTGATGTTATTAGAAACCACCACGCTGTGTCTTTTATTCAACGCGCACAAGGCCGCATAATTGCACGCAATAAGCACAAACCCGGCATGCACAAAATTTTCTTCATACACCATGCTTTCATTGCCCTTGAAACGCGCATGGGCTATATCTTTTTCTAAAACAACCAATTCAGTGCCAACGCTTGGTTTGAAATTCTTACAAGTCTCTAAAGAGTCATAATCCACACGAACGACTGATTCTTGCACTATCTTAATCCTTTATTGAAACTAACGCTTGCTTGGTTTAAGCATTTTAAAATACCCCCTTAAAGGAGCGTCATACCCCTCTAAAGTTTTAGAGTGATCGGTTTTATTCAAAAAATCTTCCAAACTCTGCCCCAAAATAAAATCCGTTTTACGCTGTTCTTTAGGCGTGGTCTTTAAAACGCTAATAATCTCAAAATTTTCAAACCCTACCCTTTCGCACCACCCTTTCAAAGCGCTAACACTGGGGATAAAATAAACATTTTTCATTTTAGCATAAGTTTTTTTAGGGCAAAGGGCGATGTCTAAGGGCGAATCAACAATAAGCGTATCCAACACCAACTCCCCTCTCATCTTTAAAGCATGATACAAGGCTTTTAAAGCCTCTAGCGGGCTTTTTCTATGGTATAGCACCCCTAAGCAAAAAATGACATCAAAAGCGTTAGGGTATTTTTCACACAAATCCTCTACCCCTAAAGACTCATAAATAATTTTTTTTTCTTTATCAAAAAAGGGGGCTAAAAATTCAAATTGTTTTTTGACTAAAACGCCCGGATCAAACCCCACCAAACTTTTAGGCCCATGTTCTAGCATTTTAAACAAGTAATAGCCGTTATTGCAACCCACATCAGCCACAACCTTATCTTTTAAAGGAGTGGCGTTTTTGACTAGATCCCATTTAATAGAGCTATCCCATTCGCTATCAATCTTAATTTGAGAAATTTCAAAAGGGCCTTTACGCCATGGCCTTAACGCCATGATTTCTTCTAAAAGGGTTTTTGGATTAACTTTATCGTTACAAATGAGCATGACTTACCATAGCGTGGGGGTTTTTTTAAAAAAGGGGGGATTTAAAAGGGATTCTAAATGATGAGAGCTAATCCCATAAATAAAAGCGAAATTAAACGCTAAATTTTTTAATTGCTTTTTTAAGTTGTTTTGGGTGGTGTAAAAATAAGGGTTGGTTTTTTTAAAGAAAGCCGTGCTGTTTTTACGACAAAACACGACAATTTTCCCCCACGATAAAGTCTCAAAGGCTTTTTGAAGCATCATTTCAAACAATTCTTTTGAAGTCTCAGCGACAACCACTCTTGCCGTTGCACCATAAGGGGCTATTTCTAGATTCTTATTCACAAAAAAGGGTTTGCAATGATCTAAAGGGTATTCTTTTTTGCCCAAAAGATTCAAATCAAACTCAATTTGTAATTTCTCGCACAATTGAATGACCCTTTTTAAAGGCTCTAAAAAGATGCATGGCATTTTTAATTCATACTCTTGTTTTTCATAGACTAAAGCACTGCAAAAAAACGATTGGTTGAGAATCATTAAACGACTTTCTTTTAAATCTTCTTTTAAACGCTCTTGCTTATAAAACAAATGAAGCCACTCCAATTTATCAAAAAAGGCTATTTTACACCCCTCTATAATGAATAAATCTTCAAGGCTCTCTTTCAAGCACCACACAAAAGCACTCACCATGATTTTAGAAGCGATCTCTAATTCTATAGGGCTTAAAAGCGCTCCAACCACGCACTCATTCAACAAGCAAAATTTAAACAAATGATTCAAAGAATGCTCTATATCTTTAAGCTTGATCCATGCCACATCCCTATCGCTTAAAGGATATTCTCCTGCGTATAAAATCCCATAAGCCCCTAACTCTAAGGCTTTAGGAATGAGAGCATGATCTTTAGCTACAAATAAAGAGCCTTTTTGGACTTTGTTTAAAGACAAAACAATAGAATTAAAATAGCTGATTGAGGGTGTGTTTTGCAATTCGCCCAAACTCAATTCTACGGCTTCATTCACCCCTAATCGCATTTAGCTGATCAAACTTCCTGTAATTTTTTCTCTTGTAGGGCTGATTAAGGCTAGATTATCATTATCTCGCACCGATAAAATCATGCCCTCACTCATTTCACCCATAAGCTTTGCGGGTTTTAAATTAGCCACCACGCACACCATTTGACCCACCAAGCTTTCAGGCTCATAATCCAAAGCGATTCCTGAGATAATCTGCCTCAAATAACCTTCGCCTAAATCCACTTTTAAGCGCAGTAATTTATTGGATTTTTCAATCCTTTGAGCTTCTTTGATAAGCCCCACTTTAATCTCTACTTTTTTAAAATCCTCAATGCCGATATAGTTTTCTTGTTTTAGTGGGGCTTTTTCTTTTGCGTCTTTTTTTTCTTTTTCGTTTTTTTCTGGTAAGATTTCTCCCGCTTTTTCAGTCTTTTCAATTTTCTCCATTTTGGAAAATAAAGGCTCGGTGTCTTGTAAAATCATATCTTGTAATTTTTTAGCTTTAAAAAAGCGTTCGTAATTATTGGGCGTGATTTCTGCACAAAAAGCGCTCGCTAATTTCATAGCACTCCTTGGCATGAACGCATAGAGCAAAAAGCTTGATTGTAAAAGCGCATTTGCGATCAAACTCAATAAGGCTTCTAGTTTTTCTGATTTGTTGTTTTTGTGCAAAACCCACGGCTCTTCTTTAGCGATGATTTTGTTTAAAAAATCATAAATGTTAAACAACTCCTCTAAAGCTTTATGCAATTGCATTTTAGGCACAAAAGAATTAGCGTTATCTAAGATTTGATGCACTTTTTCTAGCTCTTTAGGATAATAAGCGGTGATTTTTGCGCTTTTTAGAGAATAATTGAAATATTTTTTAGCCATGCCTAGTAAGCGATTCAACAAATTCCCCAAATCGTTATTCAAATTCGCATTGATCCTTTCTATTAACGCTTTTTTAGAAAAATCCCCATCTTGCCCAAAAGGCACTTCACGCAATAAAAAATAGCGTAATTCTTCAATCCCATACTCCATAGCGAGCTTTTGAGCGTCTAAAACATTACCCAAGCTCTTACTCATTTTCACGCCCTCTATCGTCCACCACCCATGCACGCAAAGCTGTTTGAATAAGGGCAAATTCAAACTCATCAAAAAAGCTGGCCAATAAATGGCATGGAAGCGCAAAATATCCTTACCCACAATATGCCTAGCGCATTCAAAATGTGCCATTTTATTGTCTAAATCATTCAAATACCCTAGCGCGCTCGTATAATTCAATAAAGCGTCCAGCCAAACATACACCACATGTTTAGGATCGTTCATTTTTTTAGGCAAAGGAATGCCCCACTCAAAGCTCGTGCGCGTGATAGACAGATCCAATAAACCCTGCTCAATAAAAGAAGTTACCTCATTTTTACGATAAACGGGCAAAATCGCTTCAGGATTTTTAGCGTAAAAATCCAATAAAGGCTTCTCATACGCACTCAATCTAAAAAAATAACTCTCTTCTTCTAAAAGCGTGGTCTCTCTCAAGCAATCAGGGCATAGGACTTTATCGTTCGTATTATCCGCTTTAGAGATCGCACAATAACTCTCACAGCTCACGCAATAATACCCGCTATAAGTGCCTTTA
This region of Helicobacter pylori genomic DNA includes:
- the metG gene encoding methionine--tRNA ligase, whose product is MQKSLITTPIYYVNDIPHIGHAYTTLIADTLKKYYTLQGEEVFFLTGTDEHGQKIEQSARLRNQSPKAYADSISTIFKDQWDFFNLDYDSFIRTTDSEHQKCVQNAFEIMFEKGDIYKGTYSGYYCVSCESYCAISKADNTNDKVLCPDCLRETTLLEEESYFFRLSAYEKPLLDFYAKNPEAILPVYRKNEVTSFIEQGLLDLSITRTSFEWGIPLPKKMNDPKHVVYVWLDALLNYTSALGYLNDLDNKMAHFECARHIVGKDILRFHAIYWPAFLMSLNLPLFKQLCVHGWWTIEGVKMSKSLGNVLDAQKLAMEYGIEELRYFLLREVPFGQDGDFSKKALIERINANLNNDLGNLLNRLLGMAKKYFNYSLKSAKITAYYPKELEKVHQILDNANSFVPKMQLHKALEELFNIYDFLNKIIAKEEPWVLHKNNKSEKLEALLSLIANALLQSSFLLYAFMPRSAMKLASAFCAEITPNNYERFFKAKKLQDMILQDTEPLFSKMEKIEKTEKAGEILPEKNEKEKKDAKEKAPLKQENYIGIEDFKKVEIKVGLIKEAQRIEKSNKLLRLKVDLGEGYLRQIISGIALDYEPESLVGQMVCVVANLKPAKLMGEMSEGMILSVRDNDNLALISPTREKITGSLIS